Proteins encoded within one genomic window of Rossellomorea vietnamensis:
- the mraY gene encoding phospho-N-acetylmuramoyl-pentapeptide-transferase, producing the protein MMEQVIFFTIIMAFLITVLLAPLFIPFLRRLKFGQSIRDEGPESHQKKTGTPTMGGIVFLVSIVITTFVMTGKYSEPGPETYLMILVTVGFGLLGFLDDFIKVVMKRNLGLTSKQKLLGQIVISVIFYLIFKQNDFPTTVSIPLTDFSFELGWFYCLFIIFWLVGFSNAVNLTDGLDGLVSGTSAIAFGALAVLAWSQSQYDVAIFGVAVVGAVLGFLVFNAHPAKVFMGDTGSLALGGAIATIAILTKLEIILILIGGVFVIETLSVILQVASFKTTGKRIFKMSPLHHHYELVGWSEWRVVVTFWTVGLLFAVLGIYIEVWL; encoded by the coding sequence ATGATGGAACAAGTGATCTTTTTTACCATCATAATGGCGTTTCTCATAACCGTATTGCTTGCCCCATTATTCATCCCTTTCCTCAGAAGATTGAAGTTTGGACAAAGCATCAGGGATGAAGGTCCCGAGTCGCATCAAAAAAAGACCGGTACACCAACTATGGGTGGAATTGTGTTCTTAGTATCCATCGTCATCACGACATTTGTTATGACCGGTAAATATTCAGAACCGGGCCCTGAAACGTATTTAATGATCCTCGTGACCGTTGGATTTGGTTTATTGGGTTTCCTGGATGACTTTATAAAAGTCGTGATGAAAAGGAATTTAGGTTTGACCTCCAAGCAGAAGCTGCTAGGACAGATTGTCATATCGGTGATCTTCTATCTTATCTTTAAACAAAACGACTTTCCGACCACTGTTTCGATACCACTGACGGATTTTTCGTTTGAATTAGGCTGGTTTTATTGCTTGTTCATTATTTTTTGGCTTGTTGGATTTTCAAACGCCGTCAATCTGACGGATGGTCTGGACGGTTTGGTGTCCGGAACAAGTGCCATTGCATTCGGGGCACTGGCTGTACTTGCGTGGAGCCAATCCCAATATGATGTTGCCATCTTCGGAGTAGCGGTGGTGGGGGCGGTTCTTGGCTTCCTCGTCTTCAATGCCCATCCCGCCAAAGTATTCATGGGAGATACGGGCTCACTTGCACTCGGAGGCGCAATCGCCACGATCGCCATTCTAACCAAGCTTGAAATCATATTAATCCTTATTGGGGGAGTATTCGTCATTGAGACTCTTTCCGTCATCTTACAAGTGGCAAGCTTCAAAACAACAGGAAAACGAATTTTCAAAATGAGCCCATTGCACCACCACTATGAGCTGGTCGGTTGGTCGGAGTGGCGTGTCGTCGTTACGTTTTGGACTGTGGGATTACTTTTTGCCGTTTTAGGAATCTATATTGAGGTGTGGTTATAA
- a CDS encoding penicillin-binding protein: MKKRPSMNIGAAILFGIFGLLFFVLMVRFVTIQVTGEAEGKVLASQAAKKYIKSHILEAHRGTIFDGKGEVIAEDTSAYTLVAILDPSITSDPKKPKHVTDPEKTAKVLAKYLDMKESDIYDRLNKKGPYQVEFGAAGRDLSHQMMLDIKEEDIPGVTFRKEAKRFYPNGSFASHLIGFAQKKTDDEGDSTTVGKMGVEASFNDVLKGKDGSVSYKSDVWGYLLPNSDEHVTPPEDGDDLYLTIDKKIQTFLEEAMNEVQKKYKPKKMFAIVSDPKTGKILAMSQRPTFHPDTREGLLDNWTNIIVEDTYEPGSTMKSFSLAAAVNEGKFNPNETYESGKYYVENVPNPIRDHNGGEGWGTITFLEGVQRSSNVAFANLLDKIGFKKYENYLHDFGFGEATDVGLPNEASGSILYHYPIEKYTTIFGQGTTVTPLQMIQAESAIANDGKMMKPYVISKIVDPNTKKVIKETKPEVSGSPITKETAIKTREYLETTVTSEHGTGQKFAIEGYRVGGKSGSGQIPDPSNGRYMVGKENYLFSFMGMAPIDDPQLIVYVGVQQPELEPTEIGSDPVSAVFNPVMQNSLKYLNIKPQEKVSLKKQSLPETRDMSVEEAKKELEKAGVTPVVVGNGSQVVKQLPQGGNATLEGERVVIKTDGDITIPDMKGWSVRDVFKVANIAGLKINMVGNGYAFSQNIQPGIKVKKDEPLVVNFKTPEEAAAPKEKEEEQLN, from the coding sequence ATGAAAAAAAGGCCAAGTATGAACATAGGGGCAGCCATCCTTTTCGGGATTTTCGGCTTGCTCTTTTTTGTATTAATGGTCCGCTTCGTCACCATTCAGGTCACGGGAGAAGCGGAAGGGAAGGTCCTGGCATCACAAGCGGCAAAAAAATATATTAAAAGTCATATCTTAGAAGCACATAGAGGAACCATCTTTGACGGGAAAGGGGAAGTCATCGCAGAGGATACATCCGCCTATACACTGGTTGCGATATTAGATCCAAGTATCACCAGTGATCCAAAGAAACCCAAGCATGTGACAGACCCTGAAAAAACGGCCAAAGTCCTCGCAAAGTATCTTGATATGAAGGAAAGTGACATTTATGACCGCTTAAACAAAAAAGGTCCCTATCAAGTTGAATTCGGTGCTGCAGGAAGAGATTTATCCCATCAGATGATGCTCGACATTAAAGAAGAAGATATCCCCGGCGTTACATTCAGGAAGGAAGCGAAGCGATTTTATCCTAACGGCTCCTTCGCCTCCCATCTTATCGGGTTTGCTCAGAAAAAAACCGACGACGAAGGGGATTCTACGACCGTGGGTAAAATGGGAGTGGAAGCAAGTTTCAATGATGTATTGAAAGGCAAGGATGGGTCTGTTTCTTATAAGAGTGATGTGTGGGGCTATCTCCTGCCGAATTCAGACGAACATGTTACACCGCCTGAAGATGGGGATGACCTATACCTGACCATCGATAAGAAGATCCAAACCTTCCTGGAAGAAGCAATGAATGAAGTCCAAAAAAAATACAAGCCCAAGAAAATGTTTGCGATCGTATCCGACCCGAAAACAGGGAAGATTCTTGCCATGAGCCAAAGGCCTACCTTCCACCCGGATACAAGAGAGGGGCTCCTGGATAACTGGACCAACATCATCGTTGAAGATACGTATGAACCAGGCTCAACGATGAAGTCTTTTTCCCTTGCAGCTGCAGTGAATGAAGGTAAGTTCAATCCGAATGAAACCTATGAATCTGGTAAGTATTATGTGGAAAATGTTCCAAACCCGATCCGGGATCACAATGGAGGAGAAGGTTGGGGAACAATTACCTTCCTTGAAGGCGTTCAAAGATCTTCCAATGTTGCATTTGCCAACCTATTGGATAAAATCGGATTCAAGAAATATGAAAACTATTTACATGATTTTGGATTTGGTGAAGCGACAGACGTAGGACTGCCAAATGAGGCATCGGGTTCGATCTTGTATCATTACCCGATTGAAAAATACACGACCATTTTCGGTCAAGGTACGACCGTCACACCGCTTCAAATGATTCAGGCGGAGTCGGCGATTGCCAATGATGGGAAAATGATGAAGCCTTATGTCATTTCAAAGATCGTCGATCCCAATACAAAAAAAGTCATCAAAGAGACGAAGCCTGAAGTTTCAGGAAGCCCCATCACAAAGGAAACAGCGATTAAGACGAGGGAATACCTGGAGACGACTGTCACATCTGAACATGGTACAGGACAGAAGTTTGCGATAGAAGGATATCGTGTCGGCGGTAAATCCGGTTCGGGTCAGATACCTGATCCATCGAATGGCCGTTATATGGTCGGAAAGGAAAATTATCTTTTCTCCTTTATGGGTATGGCCCCTATCGACGACCCTCAGTTAATCGTGTATGTCGGGGTCCAACAGCCTGAACTCGAACCGACTGAAATCGGATCGGATCCGGTCTCTGCGGTCTTCAATCCCGTCATGCAAAACAGCTTAAAGTACCTGAACATCAAACCTCAGGAAAAAGTGAGCCTGAAGAAACAATCACTCCCTGAAACGAGGGACATGAGCGTGGAAGAAGCAAAAAAAGAACTGGAAAAAGCAGGGGTGACTCCAGTTGTGGTCGGAAATGGTTCACAAGTGGTCAAACAGCTTCCTCAAGGCGGAAATGCCACTCTTGAAGGGGAAAGAGTCGTGATCAAAACCGATGGAGATATTACCATACCCGATATGAAGGGGTGGTCTGTAAGGGATGTCTTTAAGGTAGCCAATATCGCCGGTCTGAAGATTAATATGGTTGGAAATGGATATGCTTTCAGCCAGAATATACAGCCTGGGATAAAGGTCAAGAAAGATGAGCCACTCGTCGTCAACTTCAAGACCCCTGAAGAAGCGGCGGCACCGAAAGAAAAAGAAGAAGAACAGCTGAATTAA
- the mraZ gene encoding division/cell wall cluster transcriptional repressor MraZ, which yields MFMGEYQHNIDNKGRLIVPAKFRDHLGDSFVITRGLDQCLFGYPMDEWRSLEEKLKALPLTKKDARAFTRFFFSGATESELDKTGRVNIPATLVNYAQLDKECIILGVSNRIEIWSKSLWEDYFTQSEDSFAELAENMVGFDI from the coding sequence ATGTTCATGGGCGAATATCAACATAACATTGATAATAAAGGCCGTTTAATCGTACCTGCCAAGTTCCGTGATCATCTCGGGGATTCATTTGTCATCACCCGTGGACTTGATCAGTGCTTATTTGGTTACCCCATGGATGAATGGCGATCCCTTGAGGAAAAGCTTAAAGCCCTGCCGCTTACGAAAAAAGATGCCCGTGCCTTCACTCGATTTTTCTTCTCGGGGGCAACCGAGAGTGAACTGGATAAAACGGGAAGGGTGAATATTCCTGCTACACTTGTGAATTATGCACAATTGGATAAAGAATGCATTATTTTAGGAGTTTCCAATCGAATTGAGATTTGGAGTAAATCATTATGGGAAGACTATTTCACACAGTCTGAAGATTCATTTGCTGAGCTTGCAGAGAATATGGTGGGGTTTGATATATAG
- the bshC gene encoding bacillithiol biosynthesis cysteine-adding enzyme BshC: MELESLNIPAINQFASKYLKQEEPVTSFFHYNINKPAVYEERMEDLGSRTFPREGLSECISSYMKGLPSSDKVEEALEKLRDNAVTVVAGQQAGLLTGPLYTIHKIISVIQLARQQEARLGHPVVPVFWIAGEDHDYQEVNHIYVEKGSKLEKVGYPERVLDKKMTSHITYSNSVMKKWLDDILVALGETEHSKQLSVELHQMIDEEESIVRFFAHIVMSLFKDFGLLVIDSSHPPLRKLEAAHFRHLIENSQSITDAVLLQQRDIRESGFHTQLEISPTAANLFLQIQNERALLDRDGDTFFEKNSGNTYSSVELLSILEKSPESFSNNVVTRPMMQEWLFPNLAFIAGPGEIAYWGELKRAFEYVDLKMPPVVPRLNITIVEREINKRIQDLQLSLHGVITEGVTTARDAFWKSLERPGIEKEMKSIQDELDRRYEEIRKLAVSIDQGLNPILDKNLEFHHGQFDYLRKKIDKALKDKHSLIFTQFTKVENSIRPNEGPQERTWNVLYFLNKYGPTFIRDLTSLDYSFDGTHKVIYI; encoded by the coding sequence ATGGAATTGGAAAGCTTAAACATTCCAGCAATAAATCAATTTGCGTCTAAATATTTAAAACAAGAAGAGCCTGTCACTTCTTTTTTTCATTATAATATCAATAAACCAGCCGTTTACGAGGAACGGATGGAGGATTTAGGGTCACGTACTTTCCCTAGGGAGGGTCTCTCAGAATGTATCTCTTCCTATATGAAAGGCCTGCCTTCTTCCGACAAAGTAGAAGAGGCACTTGAGAAACTGAGGGATAATGCGGTTACCGTCGTGGCGGGTCAACAGGCTGGTCTTTTGACAGGTCCTCTTTATACCATACATAAAATCATTTCAGTCATCCAATTGGCCAGGCAGCAGGAAGCGCGGTTGGGGCACCCGGTTGTACCGGTTTTTTGGATAGCAGGTGAAGATCACGATTATCAGGAAGTAAATCATATATACGTTGAAAAAGGATCAAAGCTTGAAAAGGTGGGGTATCCCGAGAGAGTATTGGACAAAAAGATGACCTCTCATATAACGTATTCCAACTCAGTGATGAAGAAATGGCTTGATGACATTCTCGTCGCTTTAGGCGAAACGGAACATTCAAAACAGCTTTCGGTGGAGCTTCATCAGATGATCGATGAGGAAGAGTCGATCGTCCGCTTCTTTGCCCATATCGTCATGAGTCTATTCAAGGATTTCGGATTACTGGTCATCGATTCCTCCCACCCTCCGCTAAGAAAGCTGGAAGCGGCACACTTTCGTCATCTGATTGAAAACAGCCAGTCGATTACGGATGCGGTCCTTCTGCAACAGCGTGACATACGAGAAAGTGGTTTTCATACTCAGCTGGAGATCTCTCCCACTGCCGCCAATCTTTTTCTTCAGATTCAGAATGAGAGGGCGTTGTTAGATCGGGATGGGGATACGTTTTTTGAAAAAAATAGCGGAAACACATACTCTTCCGTTGAGTTATTATCCATTTTGGAGAAAAGCCCTGAATCATTCAGCAATAATGTCGTCACAAGGCCGATGATGCAGGAATGGTTATTCCCGAACCTGGCGTTTATCGCGGGACCCGGTGAAATAGCCTACTGGGGAGAATTGAAAAGAGCGTTTGAATATGTAGACTTGAAGATGCCTCCCGTCGTGCCGCGATTAAATATCACCATAGTGGAAAGGGAGATAAATAAAAGGATCCAAGACCTCCAACTATCCCTTCACGGAGTGATTACAGAAGGGGTAACAACTGCCAGGGATGCCTTTTGGAAATCTCTTGAGCGTCCAGGGATAGAAAAGGAAATGAAAAGCATTCAGGATGAACTCGACCGCCGATATGAGGAAATCCGTAAACTGGCCGTCTCGATCGATCAAGGGTTAAATCCGATCCTTGATAAGAATCTTGAATTCCACCATGGTCAGTTCGATTATTTAAGAAAAAAAATTGACAAAGCGTTAAAAGATAAGCACTCCTTGATCTTCACCCAATTCACGAAAGTGGAAAACAGTATCAGACCAAATGAAGGACCACAGGAAAGAACGTGGAATGTCCTCTACTTCCTGAACAAATACGGCCCCACTTTCATAAGGGACTTGACCTCTCTGGATTATTCCTTTGATGGCACTCATAAAGTGATCTATATCTGA
- a CDS encoding DUF3397 domain-containing protein — MASIFSTIIAIFVMIPFLGYFISFILAKEILKSHRRAVHIAIDITTFLLIVSVHFIVIAIWRTSYLWLIFIVICSIGVLFAVMYWKAKGEIDYPKVLRGFWRVNFLLFFTAYITLMITGLVLRILELY, encoded by the coding sequence ATGGCTTCCATTTTTTCGACGATCATTGCCATTTTCGTTATGATTCCATTTTTGGGGTATTTCATCAGTTTTATTCTTGCTAAGGAAATTTTAAAGAGTCACCGGAGAGCTGTGCATATCGCCATTGATATTACGACATTTCTCTTGATTGTATCTGTTCATTTCATTGTCATTGCCATATGGAGGACATCATATCTGTGGCTCATATTTATTGTGATCTGTTCAATCGGCGTGCTGTTTGCCGTCATGTATTGGAAAGCCAAGGGGGAGATCGACTACCCAAAAGTGCTCAGAGGATTCTGGCGGGTGAACTTCCTTTTGTTTTTTACTGCCTATATCACATTGATGATCACGGGCCTCGTCCTCCGAATCCTGGAACTGTATTAA
- the ftsL gene encoding cell division protein FtsL — protein MSNLARKYEQQNVEKSYQSVQAKPKRLNEERRSVVTPGEKILVAVFAMVFCILAVQIVSTQAAIYDVNKEVQHVETTIEKQEKANTDLKLQVSELSTYERILEKAKELGLNLKEKNVKVVEQ, from the coding sequence TTGAGTAACTTAGCGAGAAAGTATGAGCAGCAAAATGTTGAGAAATCCTATCAGTCCGTTCAAGCCAAACCCAAGCGTCTGAATGAAGAAAGAAGGTCCGTTGTCACACCGGGTGAGAAGATCCTTGTGGCCGTCTTCGCAATGGTATTTTGTATCCTGGCGGTTCAAATTGTTTCGACCCAGGCAGCCATCTATGATGTCAACAAAGAGGTACAGCACGTAGAAACGACCATTGAAAAGCAGGAAAAGGCGAACACTGACCTGAAACTTCAAGTAAGTGAACTAAGTACGTATGAGCGTATTCTCGAAAAAGCAAAGGAACTTGGACTTAACTTGAAAGAAAAGAACGTTAAGGTTGTTGAACAATAA
- the rsmH gene encoding 16S rRNA (cytosine(1402)-N(4))-methyltransferase RsmH, producing the protein MFKHTTVLLKETVDGLAIKEDGVYVDCTLGGAGHSEYLAGKLSSEGHLYCFDQDETAINHAKEKLAAYQDRVTFVQSNFRHIKEELEHLGVHSVDGILYDLGVSSPQLDTPERGFSYHHDAPLDMRMDLQGEVSAYDVVNHWSFEDLVRIFYRYGEEKFSKQIARKIEAAREVKAIETTGELVELIKEGIPAPARRKGGHPAKRVFQAIRIAVNDELGAFEDSLEQAIGLLHKGGRVSVITFHSLEDRICKTMFKEKASGPDLPPGLPIIPEGYEAELKLVTRKPILPSKEELEENNRARSAKLRIAEKNI; encoded by the coding sequence ATGTTTAAACATACAACTGTATTATTGAAAGAAACCGTAGATGGACTGGCTATCAAGGAAGATGGAGTCTATGTGGATTGTACGTTAGGCGGGGCGGGTCATAGTGAGTACCTGGCCGGAAAGCTTTCGTCCGAGGGGCATCTTTATTGCTTCGATCAGGATGAAACGGCCATCAACCATGCGAAAGAAAAGCTTGCAGCTTATCAGGACAGGGTGACATTCGTTCAATCAAATTTCCGGCATATCAAGGAAGAACTTGAACATCTCGGAGTACATAGTGTGGATGGGATTCTTTACGATCTGGGTGTGTCATCTCCTCAGCTGGATACTCCAGAAAGGGGCTTTAGTTATCACCACGATGCGCCTCTGGATATGAGAATGGACTTACAAGGCGAAGTAAGTGCTTATGATGTCGTCAACCATTGGTCGTTTGAAGATCTGGTCCGAATCTTTTACCGGTATGGTGAAGAAAAATTTTCGAAGCAGATTGCAAGGAAGATTGAAGCGGCACGCGAAGTGAAAGCAATCGAAACGACAGGTGAATTGGTAGAACTGATCAAGGAAGGGATTCCGGCACCTGCAAGACGAAAGGGTGGTCATCCTGCCAAAAGGGTCTTTCAAGCGATCCGAATTGCCGTCAACGATGAGCTTGGGGCCTTCGAGGATTCGTTGGAACAAGCCATAGGCCTTCTGCATAAGGGTGGAAGAGTGAGTGTCATTACGTTCCATTCTTTAGAAGACCGGATTTGTAAAACGATGTTCAAAGAAAAAGCATCAGGGCCGGACCTGCCACCGGGATTACCCATTATCCCGGAAGGATATGAAGCAGAACTTAAACTTGTAACGAGAAAACCGATCCTGCCGAGCAAAGAAGAGTTGGAAGAAAATAATCGAGCCAGGTCGGCTAAATTGAGAATCGCAGAAAAAAATATATAA
- a CDS encoding stage V sporulation protein D, producing the protein MKRVSNVTVRKRLAVALIVGVLIFSIIDIRLGYVQFFKGDWLTGLAKDSWSRNIPFQPERGKIVDRNGVELAGNQSAPTIFVVPRQITDPQGTADKLAAVLNISVESAYKYVTQKANMVLIKEARKISYEKAKEVRDLNLKGVYLGEDSKRYYPYGSYLSHVLGFAGIDNQGLMGLELSYDEELSGDKGYVKFFSDAKGKRMPDMADDFEKPENGLDLKLTIDTKVQTIVERELDIAEATYDPDGIIAIAMNPKNGEILAMSSRPTFDPANFRNVPQEIYNRNLPIWSTYEPGSTFKIITLAAALEEKKVDLYKETFHDPGHIEVAGSTLHCWKRGGHGTQTFLEVVQNSCNPGFVELGQRLGKEKLFSYIHDFGFGEKTGIDLQGEGKGILFNLDRVGPVEQATTAFGQGVAVTPIQQVAAVSAAVNGGILYQPYIAKELIDPSTGEVVMRKSPQIKKRVISEETSKQIREALESVVAKGSGKKAFVDGYRVGGKTGTAQKAKDGKYLENNHIVSFMGVAPADDPQIVVYVAVDNPKGTIQFGGVVAAPIGGSIIGDSLEAMGVPKRKGQIEKEMTWTDTPLIETPDLVGLTKNELQEQLVNLDLDVSGSGEKVVSQSPDPGVKIKQGSKVRVYLSEE; encoded by the coding sequence GTGAAAAGAGTATCCAATGTAACGGTAAGGAAGAGGTTGGCAGTAGCGCTTATAGTAGGAGTCCTTATTTTCTCCATCATAGATATCCGGCTGGGGTATGTTCAGTTTTTTAAAGGGGACTGGCTTACCGGTTTGGCAAAAGACTCCTGGAGTCGAAATATCCCATTTCAACCTGAGAGAGGGAAAATAGTCGACCGAAATGGAGTAGAACTCGCAGGGAATCAAAGTGCACCGACCATATTTGTCGTTCCACGGCAAATTACGGACCCTCAAGGAACAGCGGATAAACTGGCAGCCGTTCTTAATATTTCAGTTGAGTCTGCATATAAATATGTAACACAGAAAGCCAATATGGTGCTGATAAAGGAAGCAAGGAAGATCTCGTATGAAAAAGCGAAAGAGGTAAGGGATTTAAATTTGAAGGGCGTTTACTTAGGCGAGGATTCTAAGCGTTATTATCCATATGGAAGTTATTTATCCCATGTTCTCGGCTTCGCAGGAATCGATAATCAAGGGCTCATGGGGCTCGAACTTTCTTATGATGAAGAGCTTAGTGGAGATAAAGGGTATGTGAAATTCTTCTCCGATGCCAAAGGAAAGAGAATGCCTGATATGGCCGATGATTTTGAAAAGCCGGAGAATGGATTGGATTTAAAGTTAACGATCGATACCAAAGTGCAAACCATCGTTGAGCGTGAATTGGATATCGCAGAGGCGACGTATGATCCAGATGGCATCATCGCCATCGCCATGAATCCTAAGAATGGTGAAATACTCGCCATGTCGAGCAGGCCGACATTTGATCCGGCTAATTTCCGCAATGTGCCCCAGGAGATCTATAATCGGAATTTACCGATTTGGAGCACGTATGAACCGGGATCCACGTTCAAGATCATTACGCTTGCAGCAGCCCTCGAAGAGAAAAAGGTGGATCTCTATAAAGAAACCTTTCATGACCCAGGGCATATCGAAGTGGCAGGGTCGACTCTTCACTGTTGGAAGCGCGGGGGACACGGGACACAAACATTTCTTGAAGTGGTTCAGAACTCATGTAACCCTGGATTTGTCGAGTTGGGTCAAAGGTTAGGGAAAGAAAAATTATTCAGTTATATCCATGATTTTGGTTTTGGTGAGAAGACGGGGATCGATCTGCAAGGGGAAGGGAAGGGGATTCTCTTTAACCTCGACCGTGTCGGTCCTGTAGAACAGGCGACAACCGCATTTGGCCAGGGGGTGGCCGTTACCCCTATTCAACAGGTCGCAGCAGTGTCAGCGGCAGTCAATGGAGGAATATTGTATCAGCCCTATATCGCAAAAGAGCTTATCGACCCTTCAACCGGAGAAGTGGTCATGAGAAAGAGCCCTCAGATCAAGAAAAGGGTCATTTCCGAAGAAACGTCAAAGCAGATTCGGGAAGCGTTGGAAAGTGTAGTGGCCAAAGGAAGCGGAAAGAAAGCGTTTGTAGATGGTTACCGGGTAGGGGGAAAGACGGGGACAGCGCAGAAGGCAAAGGATGGTAAGTACCTGGAAAACAATCATATCGTTTCCTTCATGGGAGTGGCTCCTGCAGATGACCCTCAGATTGTGGTGTATGTCGCTGTCGATAATCCGAAGGGGACGATTCAATTCGGTGGGGTCGTGGCAGCCCCGATCGGAGGGAGTATCATAGGTGATAGTCTGGAGGCAATGGGGGTACCGAAGCGTAAAGGTCAAATTGAAAAAGAGATGACGTGGACCGACACTCCGTTGATTGAAACCCCGGATCTGGTCGGATTGACGAAAAATGAACTGCAGGAACAACTGGTGAATCTTGACCTGGATGTAAGCGGAAGCGGTGAAAAGGTGGTAAGTCAGTCTCCGGACCCGGGAGTGAAAATAAAACAGGGTTCAAAGGTCAGGGTATATCTATCTGAAGAATAG
- a CDS encoding UDP-N-acetylmuramoyl-L-alanyl-D-glutamate--2,6-diaminopimelate ligase — MRLHTLLEVLPFFSVHGEGNPDISNIANHHKKVKNGDLFICINGLEIDSHSLAEVAEKNGAAAILAERRLDAGIPVIIVPDTKKAMAILADHFYKQPSHQLLLVGVTGTNGKTTTTHLIDHVFTQSGMKTGLIGTLHIKVGEELEVSHNTTPDSLTLQQTFRRFCDKGVRSAIMEVSSHALDQGRVHGCDYDIAVFTNLTQDHLDYHKTMEDYRNAKGLLFSQLGNTYFKKSPKYAIINKDDDASDYFIKSTAAHVVTYGLSPSADFHAKDVVLRATESVFTLVTPFGEREMVLKYAGKFNVYNALAAIATAFAAGIPIDESIRSLEKAKGVRGRFETISEGQPYSVIVDYAHTPDGLKNVLETIRTITNGHVIVVVGCGGDRDRIKRPIMAEIACDYGDYAIFTSDNPRTEDPEAILKDMEAGVVGKQYQLIVDRKEAIKEALSLAKPEDVVLIAGKGHETYQIIGNHVYDFDDREVARHFIKGL, encoded by the coding sequence ATGAGATTGCACACTTTGCTGGAAGTACTACCGTTTTTCTCAGTACATGGTGAAGGGAATCCGGATATTTCAAACATCGCGAATCACCACAAGAAAGTAAAGAATGGTGATTTATTTATTTGTATCAATGGATTGGAAATCGATAGCCACTCTCTTGCAGAGGTGGCAGAGAAGAATGGTGCAGCAGCGATCCTTGCAGAAAGGAGACTGGATGCAGGCATTCCTGTCATCATTGTTCCCGATACGAAGAAAGCGATGGCGATTCTAGCGGACCATTTTTATAAACAGCCCTCCCATCAGCTGCTTTTGGTCGGAGTGACGGGGACGAATGGCAAAACCACGACGACCCATCTCATCGATCATGTTTTTACTCAAAGTGGGATGAAGACAGGATTGATTGGAACCCTGCATATCAAAGTGGGGGAGGAGTTGGAGGTCAGCCATAATACGACGCCTGACAGTTTGACCCTTCAGCAGACGTTCAGACGATTTTGCGATAAAGGGGTGCGGTCCGCCATCATGGAAGTTTCTTCACATGCTTTGGATCAAGGACGTGTGCACGGGTGTGACTATGACATAGCAGTGTTTACGAACCTGACGCAGGATCATCTGGATTATCATAAAACAATGGAAGACTACCGTAATGCAAAAGGCTTATTGTTTTCTCAATTAGGGAATACTTATTTCAAGAAATCCCCTAAGTATGCCATTATTAATAAGGACGATGATGCATCTGATTATTTCATCAAGTCCACAGCCGCCCATGTCGTTACATATGGACTGTCTCCATCAGCTGACTTCCATGCAAAAGATGTGGTCCTTCGGGCAACAGAGTCGGTCTTCACCCTTGTCACACCATTTGGGGAACGGGAAATGGTTTTAAAGTATGCAGGGAAATTTAATGTATACAACGCCCTGGCTGCAATAGCGACAGCGTTTGCTGCGGGTATACCAATTGATGAAAGTATAAGGAGCCTCGAGAAAGCCAAAGGGGTCAGGGGACGGTTTGAAACCATTTCAGAAGGTCAGCCCTATTCGGTCATCGTCGACTATGCCCATACTCCGGATGGCTTGAAGAATGTGTTAGAGACCATCCGGACGATTACAAACGGACATGTAATTGTAGTGGTAGGATGCGGAGGGGACAGGGATAGGATCAAGAGGCCGATCATGGCGGAGATTGCCTGTGATTATGGCGATTATGCCATTTTCACTTCTGATAATCCGAGGACAGAGGATCCGGAGGCCATCTTAAAGGATATGGAAGCCGGAGTGGTCGGCAAGCAATATCAATTGATCGTTGATCGCAAAGAAGCGATCAAAGAAGCCTTGAGCCTTGCGAAACCGGAAGATGTCGTGCTGATTGCAGGGAAAGGGCATGAAACCTATCAGATCATCGGGAATCATGTATACGATTTTGATGACCGGGAAGTGGCAAGACACTTCATCAAGGGGTTGTAG